A single region of the Acanthopagrus latus isolate v.2019 chromosome 11, fAcaLat1.1, whole genome shotgun sequence genome encodes:
- the aasdh gene encoding beta-alanine-activating enzyme — protein sequence MAARTLQQLVAAAASLHPDRAAVTYDGGAASESPAVSLLYRELVELAGELALILRKNCSSNNGVIGLCCGDDLFIPVWILGILQSPAAYVPLDPEAPGLLSARVMTRCHLQYCAVKTDVLQRFQAALVEHTSVEVCVVLPKFRLTVVKVQHKGGAEQAGVQSAGGAALREAAAVFEEDEQRDLAYVLHTSGTTGLPKIVRVPHKCILPNILHLRSLFQMSADDLVFLASPLTFDPSVVDMFLALSSGAQLLIIPTVVKKMPRRLAQLLFTDHKTTVLQVTPTLLVRFGHRILKQEVLSPGSSLRVLALGGEACPSPALLRSWRHEDNKTQIFNIYGITEVSCWACLYEIPESVLKSSNNSASSVPLGTPLMDTAVEVRDEHGRVVTEGEGQVFIGGEDRVCLLDDEETVIAGTMRATGDWVNVRDTQLHYLGRKDRLIKRHGKRVNLDSLQQIILGLPQVEACAVGLHEGSRLLAFVVTSTSGDQRADSPLTSVQQHAEQTPAAERREGLPSSARRRQEETDAADGDLSGLILSQLSLLLPSHSVPDTLVPVPALCLTPHGKVDMEALMNIYQRQRRYLECDSSRTDVTKLKQTLLSLWQETLGLPKDATVDEESNFVLSGGDSLKALHLCEDILTAVGVKSPELLEVLLDGTFSDVLRHVARVVLTLPLDNSRSALPEARKRLNDAPVVAPAKRERTESTAAEEMWAVKVIRRAGGQTDLKLRNPETHTSFQADARCVGALGLSLSWSSDTGRCVDASPVLLVQSRNDQRSDEGTTTVFIGSHSHRIQALDLTTGSLLWERVLGDRIEASAAVSRCGSLVVVGCYDGCVYFLCAASGKTRWVFKTGDAVKSCPAVDPLTGLVIVGSHDGHVYAMNPEVEQCVWRRHCGGGAVFSSPCLNASLRQLYVASLGGHLLCLHPDSGEVLWSHRRDVPFFSSPNGSSGHVMIGSVDGNICCLSDAGELVWQFLTKGPVFSSPCVTPDQQRVLCGSHDGRLYCLNCADGSLVWTFQTTGKVYSSPCVFDGSVAGRTGTLVAVASTDGAVWILDGLDGQKLASFTLPGELFSSPVVWRRSLVVGCRNDYVYCLKLTLKEETEG from the exons ATGGCCGCTCGGACGCTGCAGCAGCTCGTAGCCGCCGCCGCCTCTCTGCACCCCGACCGGGCAGCAGTGACATATGACGGCGGGGCCGCCTCGGAGAGCCCGGCGGTGTCCCTGCTGTACAGAGAGCTGGTCGAACTGGCAGGTGAACTCGCTCTTATTCTGCGGAAGAACTGCTCGTCCAATAACGGCGTGATTGGGCTGTGCTGTGGCGATGATTTGTTCATACCTGTCTGGATTCTGGG GATCCTGCAGTCACCTGCTGCTTATGTCCCACTGGACCCAGAAGCTCCAGGACTCCTCTCAGCCAGAGTCATGACCCGGTGTCACCTCCAGTACTGTGCTGTGAAGACTGACGTCCTGCAG AGATTCCAGGCTGCTCTGGTCGAACACACATCTGTGGAGGTTTGTGTGGTTTTGCCAAAGTTCAGACTAACCGTGGTAAAAGTCCAGCACAAGGGAGGAGCAGAACAAGCTGGAGTTCAGTCAGCAGGTGGTGCTGCTCTCCGTGAAGCAGCTGCCGTGTTCGAGGAGGACGAGCAGAGAGACTTGGCGTATGTGCTGCACACATCTGGAACCACTGGCCTTCCAAAGATCGTGAGGGTGCCACACAAGTGCATACTCCCCAACATCCTGCATCTGAG ATCTTTGTTCCAGATGAGCGCAGACGATCTGGTTTTCCTCGCCTCGCCTTTAACCTTTGACCCCTCCGTGGTGGATATGTTCCTGGCCTTGTCGTCCGGGGCTCAGCTCCTCATCATCCCCACTGTGGTCAAGAAGATGCCCCGTCGACTGGCTCAACTCCTGTTCACGGACCACAAGACGACTGTCCTGCAG GTCACGCCGACGCTGCTCGTCCGCTTCGGCCACCGTATCctaaaacaggaagtgttgtcACCGGGCTCCTCGCTGCGGGTGTTGGCTCTGGGCGGAGAGGCCTGCCCCTCGCCAGCTCtgctgaggagctggaggcaCGAGGACAataaaactcagatttttaataTCTACGGTATCACAGAAGTGTCCTGCTGGGCCTGCCTCTACGAAATACCAGAGTCTGTACTGAAGTCTAGCAACAA CTCGGCGTCCTCGGTGCCTCTTGGGACTCCCCTGATGGACACAGCGGTGGAAGTGCGAGACGAACATGGCCGTGTCgtcacagagggagagggacaggTGTTCATAG gaggggaggacagagTGTGTCTCCTGGATGACGAGGAGACCGTTATCGCCGGGACGATGAGAGCCACTGGAGACTGGGTGAACGTTagagacacacagctgcactACCTGGGACGGAAAGACCGGCTTATCAAACGCCACGGCAAGCGGGTCAACTTGGACAGCCTGCAGCAA ATCATCCTGGGcctgcctcaggtggaggcCTGCGCCGTCGGGCTGCACGAAGGCTCGCGGCTGCTCGCCTTTGTCGTGACGTCCACATCTGGAGACCAGAGAGCAGATTCTCCTCTCACATCTGTGCAGCAGCACGCGGAACAGACACCCGCGGCCGAGCGTCGCGAAGGCCTCCCCTCTTCTGCGAGGCGCCGCCAGGAGGAGACTGACGCTGCAGATGGAGATCTGAGCGGACTCATCCTGAGCCAGctgtccctgctgctgccgTCGCACAGCGTTCCAGACACGCTGGTGCCGGTGCCGGCCTTATGTCTGACTCCTCATG GAAAAGTAGACATGGAGGCGCTGATGAACATATACCAGAGGCAGAGACGGTACTTAGAGTGTGATTCTTCACGGACAGACGTCACCAAACTAAAGCAAACGCTTCTGTCACTGTGGCAG GAAACTCTCGGTCTTCCCAAAGATGCGACCGTCGATGAGGAATCCAACTTCGTGTTGAGCGGAGGAGACTCTCTGAAGGCGCTGCACCTCTGCGAGGACATCCTCACAGCTGTGGGCGTAAAGTCACCGGAGCTCTTGGAGGTTTTACTTGACGGGACCTTCTCTGATGTTCTGCGCCATGTTGCGAGGGTCGTGCTGACTCTGCCGCTGGACAACAGCCGGTCAGCGCTGCCCGAGGCCCGGAAACGCCTGAATGATGCTCCTGTTGTGGCACCAGCGAAGAGAGAGCGCACCGAGtccacagctgcagaggagatgTGGGCTGTTAAAGTTATAAGACGAGCAGGTGGGCAGACGGACCTGAAGCTCAGAAATCCAGAGACACATACAAGCTTCCAGGCCGATGCGCGCTGTGTTGGTGCTCTGGGCCTCAGTCTGAGCTGGTCCTCAGACACAGGCAGGTGTGTGGACGCGTCCCCGGTTCTTCTAGTGCAAAGCAGAAACGATCAGAGGTCAGACGAAGGTACAACGACGGTGTTCATCGGCTCCCACTCTCACAGGATCCAGGCTTTAGACCTGACCACCGGGAGTCTTCTGTGGGAGCGAGTTCTCGGAGACAGAATCGAAGCGTCGGCAGCTGTGTCTCGCTGCGGGAGCCTCGTGGTTGTAG gttGCTACGACGGCTGTGTGTATTTCTTGTGCGCTGCGTCCGGGAAGACTCGGTGGGTGTTTAAGACGGGGGACGCTGTGAAGAGCTGTCCTGCTGTGGATCCCCTCACAGGTCTGGTGATAGTGGGCTCACACGATGGGCACGTTTACGCCATGAATCCAGAG gtggagcagtgtgtgtggaggcgtCACTGTGGGGGTGGAGCTGTGTTTTCCTCCCCGTGCCTCAACGCCTCCCTCAGGCAGCTGTATGTAGCTTCACTGGGGGGTCATCTGCTGTGTCTCCACCCT GACAGCGGAGAGGTCCTGTGGTCGCACCGCAGAGACGTCCCGTTCTTCTCGTCACCGAACGGCTCCTCTGGCCACGTGATGATCGGCTCGGTGGACGGGAACATCTGCTGCCTCAGCGACGCAGGCGAGCTG gtTTGGCAGTTTTTAACAAAAGGACCCGTCTTCTCCTCTCCGTGCGTCACGCCGGACCAGCAGAGAGTTCTGTGTGGATCGCACGACGGCCGCCTGTACTGTCTGAACTGTGCCGACGGCTCTTTGGTCTGGACTTTCCAGACCACGGGGAAGGTGTACTCCAGTCCGTGTGTGTTCGACGGCTCCGTTGCGGGCAGGACGGGGACTCTGGTGGCCGTGGCGTCCACAGACGGCGCGGTGTGGATCCTGGACGGACTGGACGGACAGAAGCTGGCCTCCTTCACTCTGCCTGGGGAGCTGTTTTCATCCCCGGTGGTGTGGAGGCGCTCCCTCGTCGTCGGGTGCCGCAATGACTACGTGTACTGTTTAAAACTGACTCtcaaagaagaaacagagggaTAA
- the si:dkeyp-117h8.4 gene encoding uncharacterized protein si:dkeyp-117h8.4, producing MDLFLKDQLQRNSLAFKMSLDRIAEKYSKPQYQHGGMEVDINNINFRALEGYMQQSRMEMNKLESQSLTDVRDDSLRYQDITGDSQLDFTYEDGDAVESCVSSAQFLENPEMASSHTTHLTVSSLDETQRSLSELLPEDLDEDLEMSLRSHGSSLVDLYPSMISRIGKAWHRQHVSDAAGSVLKRYRRWRQKPNRSVNNTFVVTRRRGDPNKTISNTLLNETLNSPVKIQYLEADATPRSPSMKMTSANDWQTHHQSPRRMRGSQHQPVLVMDFSDSSETYKPKDFSLNETFDVSEQPFAYAVSPSRPFYPTAKASLDLSLRSKRLSLAAPSPQTDVWSMCASQERQDIYRSPVRKSPLKARMLAGLIRSPFSRSPSAQSVESVSRVPTRRRSLSTSLSSPLKPTVQPRMLYAQDSHRPLQPQLPSPQSAAGERHRLRRHLSFDSSILQSTHVSYLPKKIDEDFIKLYHKFVCQDKSSPFKGALCRYCARSSEASRGHSSSALAALALSPHRSLLRKRHRVMSWDCHPQSKRPRDEYSSPGSRRHQMLRCRLSASENELSQDRFSFSPSKRSLFQRYSSQQRSADPHQETWMSRGRDLSAADCSSLGSSLESNMTYSRSPRKWW from the exons atggacctgtttttaaaagacCAACTGCAAAGGAATAGCCTTGCCTTCAAAATGTCACTGGACCGAATCGCAGAAAAG TACTCAAAGCCTCAGTACCAACACGGGGGGATGGAGGTGGACATCAACAACATAAATTTCCGAG cCCTTGAAGGCTACATGCAACAGTCAAGAATGGAGATGAACAAGCTGGAATCACAG AGCCTGACAGATGTGAGAGACGACTCCTTGAGAT ACCAGGACATTACAGGAGACTCTCAG TTGGACTTCACGTATGAAGATGGTGACGCAGTGGAGagttgtgtttcctctgctcagTTCTTGGAGAATCCTG AGATGGCTTCAAGTCACACAACTCATCTGACCGTGAGCTCGTTGGATGAGACACAGAGGAGCCTTTCTGAGCTCCTGCCTGAGGACCTCGATGAAGACCTCGAAATGTCTCTGAGAAGTCACGGCAGCTCTCTGGTGGACCTCTACCCCAGCATGATCAGTCGAATAGGGAAGGCCTGGCATCGACAGCACGTCTCCGATGCCGCTGGCTCGGTGCTGAAGAGGTACCGCAGATGGCGACAGAAGCCGAACAGAAGCGTTAATAACACCTTCGTCGTAACGCGGAGACGGGGCGATCCAAATAAGACAATCAGCAATACGCTGCTCAATGAGACTTTGAACAGCCCTGTGAAAATCCAGTACCTGGAGGCTGATGCTACCCCTCGGTCTCCCTCGATGAAAATGACCAGTGCGAATGATTGGCAGACACATCATCAGTCTCCCAGGAGGATGAGAGGCTCACAGCACCAGCCTGTCCTCGTCATGGACTTCTCTGATTCCTCTGAGACCTATAAACCGAAAGATTTCTCGCTAAATGAGACTTTTGATGTGTCAGAACAGCCGTTCGCTTACGCTGTCAGCCCCTCACGACCTTTCTATCCCACGGCAAAAGCATCCTTAGACCTGTCTCTCAGGTCAAAAAGACTGTCTCTCGCTGCACCCTCACCGCAGACTGATGTTTGGTCCATGTGTGCATCACAAGAGAGACAAGACATCTATCGTTCCCCAGTCAGGAAGAGTCCCTTAAAAGCAAGAATGTTAGCCGGCCTCATTAGATCACCGTTCTCCAGAAGCCCCAGTGCACAGTCTGTGGAAAGTGTTTCCAGAGTGCCCACGCGGCGCAGATCCTTGTCtacatccctctcctctccactcaaGCCAACTGTGCAACCAAGGATGCTTTACGCTCAAGACTCCCATCGTCCCCTgcagccacagctgccctcacctcagtcagcagcaggagaacgCCACAGGCTCCGTCGGCATCTTTCCTTCGACTCCTCCATCCTACAGTCGACCCATGTCTCCTACTTGCCGAAGAAAATTGACGAGGACTTTATAAAACTCTACCACAAGTTTGTCTGCCAAGACAAATCATCTCCCTTTAAGGGGGCTCTGTGCCGTTACTGCGCTAGAAGCTCCGAGGCCAGCAGAGGCCACTCTTCCTCAGCTCTGGCCGCCCTCGCCTTGTCACCACACCGCTCCCTCCTGAGGAAACGCCACAGGGTGATGAGCTGGGACTGCCATCCCCAGTCGAAACGCCCCAGGGACGAGTATTCCTCGCCGGGGTCCAGACGCCATCAGATGCTGAGGTGCCGTCTCTCTGCGTCTGAAAATGAGCTGTCTCAAGATCGCTTCTCCTTCAGCCCGAGTAAACGCAGCCTGTTTCAAAGATACAGCAGCCAGCAGCGCTCAGCAGACCCACATCAGGAGACCTGGATGAGTCGAGGCCGCGATTTATCTGCAGCTGACTGTTCCAGCCTGG GAAGTTCACTTGAAAGCAACATGACCTACAGCCGATCCCCGAG